The following coding sequences lie in one Gammaproteobacteria bacterium genomic window:
- the hprK gene encoding HPr(Ser) kinase/phosphatase, with amino-acid sequence MITAYTIFHDLEKKLGLKWLTGQAEEYPTINTNPINSQEQSLIGHVNFIRPNVIQVLGETELTYIQGMHDDARHDAFRKLFSGKAVLILISKSQIPSDELLEQSRKTKIPIFNSSLSSELLIESLHYYLNELLATKTTLHGVFMEVMGIGVXGVFITGESSIGKSELALELLNRGQRLIADDAPLFSRISPDTILGTCPEILHDFLEVRGLGILNIRAMFGDSAIKRRKYLRLIIQLKDINNWQMDEIDRLTGSQQINNILDVDIPEIILPVAPGRNLAVLVEAAARNHILRMKGYNSGIAFMEQQQKFIEQNNT; translated from the coding sequence ATGATCACTGCCTATACTATATTCCATGATCTGGAAAAAAAACTGGGGCTTAAATGGCTTACCGGACAAGCGGAAGAATACCCCACTATTAACACCAATCCGATTAATAGTCAGGAGCAATCGTTAATAGGACATGTCAACTTCATCAGACCCAATGTCATACAAGTGCTTGGTGAAACAGAACTCACTTATATACAAGGCATGCATGACGATGCCCGGCATGATGCCTTTCGAAAGCTTTTCTCTGGTAAAGCAGTACTCATTCTTATCAGCAAATCACAAATACCCTCTGATGAATTGCTGGAACAATCCAGAAAAACAAAAATACCTATCTTTAATTCCAGTCTGAGTAGTGAATTATTAATTGAAAGCCTGCACTATTACCTCAATGAACTACTGGCTACAAAAACAACCCTGCATGGGGTTTTTATGGAAGTTATGGGTATTGGTGTCNNTGGTGTCTTTATCACGGGTGAATCAAGCATTGGAAAGAGTGAACTGGCCCTTGAATTACTCAACCGTGGGCAACGTTTGATTGCTGATGATGCGCCCCTATTTTCACGCATATCACCCGATACAATTCTGGGTACCTGCCCCGAAATATTACATGATTTTCTTGAGGTTCGAGGACTTGGTATACTCAATATCAGAGCCATGTTCGGGGACAGCGCGATTAAAAGAAGAAAATATTTGCGCCTGATCATCCAACTTAAGGATATCAATAATTGGCAAATGGATGAGATTGATCGTCTTACGGGTAGCCAGCAGATTAACAACATTCTGGACGTTGATATACCGGAGATCATACTACCCGTTGCACCTGGAAGAAATCTTGCAGTCCTGGTAGAGGCCGCTGCACGCAACCATATACTCCGTATGAAAGGGTATAATTCAGGCATTGCATTTATGGAACAACAACAAAAATTTATTGAGCAAAACAACACATGA
- the ptsN gene encoding PTS IIA-like nitrogen regulatory protein PtsN produces MSINHLITPSRTYCWSNTSSKKRTLEKISQVVSSSQANLSEEHIFNILIDRERLGSTGIGKGIAIPHGRIKNLEKPIACLIKLNTPIDFDAIDNQPVDILFTLLVPEESDQEHLDLLAELASLLSQNDFCTHLRNTTSSEELFSVFTDWADNKVPA; encoded by the coding sequence TTGAGCATCAACCATTTAATTACACCTTCCAGAACTTACTGCTGGTCAAACACCAGCAGTAAGAAGAGAACGCTGGAAAAAATAAGTCAGGTCGTATCCAGTAGTCAGGCTAATCTATCAGAAGAACATATTTTCAATATCCTGATTGATCGAGAACGATTAGGCAGCACCGGCATAGGTAAAGGCATTGCCATTCCACATGGACGTATTAAAAACCTGGAAAAGCCGATTGCCTGCCTGATCAAACTCAATACCCCGATTGACTTTGATGCCATCGACAATCAACCTGTTGACATCCTGTTTACCTTACTGGTACCCGAAGAATCTGATCAGGAACATCTGGATTTACTCGCTGAACTAGCCAGCCTTCTTAGTCAGAATGATTTCTGCACCCATCTGCGCAACACCACCTCCAGTGAGGAACTATTCAGCGTATTCACCGACTGGGCAGATAATAAAGTTCCGGCATGA
- the hpf gene encoding ribosome hibernation promoting factor, which translates to MQINLSGHHIDITDSLRDYVNSKMERLERHFDNVTDVHVVLTVEKNRHNAEATVHLTGSKLFADAEQEDMYAAIDGLIDKLDRQVKKHKEKLKDHHRSEAVSMKTQEIETEIETEIE; encoded by the coding sequence ATGCAGATCAATCTCTCTGGACACCATATTGATATTACTGATTCACTACGTGATTATGTAAACTCCAAGATGGAACGACTGGAACGCCATTTTGATAATGTTACCGATGTTCACGTCGTTCTAACGGTAGAAAAAAACCGACATAATGCTGAAGCAACGGTGCATCTAACCGGTAGTAAATTATTTGCCGATGCCGAACAGGAAGATATGTACGCGGCGATTGATGGACTGATTGATAAACTAGATCGACAGGTTAAAAAGCATAAAGAAAAACTAAAAGATCATCACCGCAGTGAAGCAGTCAGTATGAAAACACAAGAAATAGAAACAGAAATAGAAACAGAAATAGAATAA
- a CDS encoding RNA polymerase factor sigma-54: MKQSIQLRIGQHLAMTPQLQQAIKLLQLSSLELQLEVRQVLDSNLMLESVDDEINNEKSDIENTEEHSQQETSPDQEVNYDENETTLPDELAVDSSWEDVYDAVSSQHSTPDSGNEHYDTQSNGEETLHDRLMWQLDLSPFSDTDHMIAESIIDAINPDGYMSVSLDDLYQGIHRKNDIEYDEVEAVLHRIQQFDPAGVGARNPAECMSIQLKQLPQDTPWRDKALILVEKHINLLASHDFKSLMKKMRMNEKDLNKTISLIQTMKPHPGSDIAPNDTQYVVPDVFITRNKGQWEVHLNAEAAPRLRINSQYAGMIRRADNSSDNNCLKNHLQEARWFLKSMQSRNETLIKVATCIVKHQKAFLDYGPEAMKPLILRDIAEDVEMHESTISRVTTQKYMHTPRGIFEFKYFFSSHVNTVEGGECSSTAIHEKIKKLISTENHQKPLSDNKLANMLSEDGINIARRTIAKYREAMNIPPSNERKHLL; this comes from the coding sequence ATGAAGCAATCAATACAATTACGCATCGGCCAACATCTGGCCATGACTCCGCAGTTACAACAGGCGATAAAACTCCTGCAACTCTCCAGTCTCGAACTACAATTAGAAGTGCGGCAGGTATTGGACTCAAATCTGATGCTTGAGTCGGTTGATGACGAAATCAATAACGAGAAATCGGATATAGAGAATACTGAGGAGCATTCACAGCAGGAGACCAGCCCGGATCAGGAAGTTAATTACGATGAAAATGAAACAACCCTGCCCGACGAACTAGCTGTCGATTCATCCTGGGAGGACGTATACGATGCTGTTAGTAGCCAACATTCTACGCCCGATAGCGGTAATGAACACTATGACACACAAAGCAATGGTGAGGAGACCTTGCATGATCGCCTGATGTGGCAACTGGATCTAAGCCCCTTTAGCGACACCGACCACATGATTGCTGAATCCATTATTGATGCCATTAACCCTGATGGTTATATGTCTGTCAGTTTAGATGATCTATATCAAGGCATTCATAGGAAAAATGATATTGAATATGATGAGGTTGAAGCGGTATTACATCGCATACAACAATTTGATCCCGCAGGTGTTGGTGCGAGGAACCCGGCAGAGTGTATGAGTATACAATTAAAACAATTACCACAAGATACACCATGGCGGGATAAAGCGCTCATCCTCGTTGAAAAACATATCAACCTGCTGGCCTCTCATGACTTCAAGTCTTTAATGAAGAAAATGCGTATGAATGAAAAGGACCTGAACAAGACCATCTCTTTAATTCAGACCATGAAACCTCACCCAGGCTCTGATATCGCACCCAACGACACCCAATATGTTGTCCCTGATGTATTTATCACCCGCAATAAAGGCCAATGGGAAGTACATCTGAACGCAGAGGCCGCTCCCCGATTAAGAATCAACAGCCAATATGCCGGTATGATACGACGTGCTGATAATAGTTCGGATAATAATTGCCTGAAAAATCACTTACAAGAAGCACGCTGGTTTTTGAAGAGCATGCAAAGCCGTAATGAAACTCTAATCAAAGTTGCCACTTGCATCGTTAAACACCAGAAGGCATTTCTTGATTATGGCCCGGAGGCAATGAAACCCCTTATCCTAAGAGATATTGCTGAAGATGTAGAAATGCACGAATCAACAATATCCAGGGTCACCACACAAAAATATATGCATACGCCAAGAGGCATTTTTGAATTCAAGTATTTTTTCTCCAGCCACGTCAATACAGTTGAAGGAGGTGAATGCTCTTCCACAGCAATACATGAAAAAATCAAGAAGTTAATTTCAACAGAAAATCATCAAAAACCTTTGAGTGATAATAAACTTGCAAACATGCTATCCGAGGATGGCATCAATATCGCGCGGAGAACGATAGCCAAGTATCGGGAGGCAATGAATATTCCTCCATCTAACGAAAGAAAACATTTACTCTAA
- the lptB gene encoding LPS export ABC transporter ATP-binding protein yields MSKLVVSHLKKNFNGRSVVDDVSFEINSGEVVGLLGPNGAGKTTCFYMIVGLEKNDSGHILLNDQSIENTPVHIRARKGLGYLPQEPSIFQKLSVADNIMAILETRAELNSAAREEQLDNLLHDLHISHLKKQLAISLSGGERRRLEIARTLAIEPDFILLDEPFAGVDPISVLDIQQIIKHLRERGIGILITDHNVRETLGICNRAYILNNGHILAAGTATEIMANQQVREVYLGENFSL; encoded by the coding sequence GTGAGCAAACTTGTTGTTAGTCACCTGAAAAAAAACTTTAATGGCCGTTCCGTTGTTGATGATGTGTCATTTGAAATCAACAGTGGTGAGGTCGTTGGCCTGCTAGGACCTAATGGTGCAGGTAAGACCACCTGTTTCTATATGATTGTTGGACTGGAAAAAAATGATAGCGGTCATATTCTATTAAATGATCAATCCATTGAAAACACTCCGGTACATATTCGTGCACGCAAGGGACTAGGGTATCTGCCACAAGAACCTTCTATTTTTCAAAAACTCAGTGTCGCTGATAATATAATGGCCATTCTTGAGACCCGTGCGGAACTCAATTCTGCAGCAAGAGAAGAACAACTGGATAATCTTCTGCATGACCTCCATATCAGTCACCTCAAAAAACAGCTTGCTATCAGTTTATCCGGTGGTGAACGACGACGACTGGAAATTGCCAGAACCCTTGCGATTGAACCGGATTTTATCTTACTCGATGAACCCTTTGCCGGAGTTGATCCTATCTCCGTTCTTGATATACAACAGATCATCAAACATCTACGTGAACGCGGTATTGGCATCCTCATCACCGACCACAATGTACGTGAAACATTGGGTATTTGTAATCGCGCCTATATTCTCAATAACGGTCACATTCTGGCAGCCGGAACAGCTACTGAAATCATGGCGAATCAGCAGGTACGCGAGGTTTACCTTGGCGAAAATTTCTCTTTATGA
- the lptA gene encoding lipopolysaccharide transport periplasmic protein LptA, whose amino-acid sequence MSTDHTHPRLPLLYLLIFIYILFSSNAYALEKDKETPLTIQADNADIDNKGEVSTYQGNVKITQGSLLISADRLVINHPQGKIRSITAKGTPARYQYQAKPQASPVMAQAQTIVYVTRKDQVTLTGDAFLQQNKNQFNSEKIIYDIKKDHVQAYGAPAGKQIQITITPNTP is encoded by the coding sequence ATGTCAACTGATCATACCCATCCACGACTTCCTCTGCTTTATCTTCTAATATTCATTTATATACTCTTTTCCAGTAATGCCTATGCCCTGGAAAAAGATAAAGAGACACCACTAACGATACAGGCAGATAATGCCGATATTGATAACAAGGGTGAAGTCAGTACCTATCAGGGCAATGTAAAAATCACCCAGGGCAGTCTGCTAATATCGGCTGATCGTCTTGTTATTAACCATCCTCAAGGCAAGATCAGATCAATAACGGCTAAAGGAACACCCGCCCGTTATCAGTATCAGGCCAAGCCACAAGCCTCCCCTGTTATGGCACAGGCACAAACCATTGTCTATGTAACCCGCAAGGATCAGGTCACCCTGACCGGCGATGCCTTCTTGCAACAGAACAAGAATCAATTCAATAGTGAAAAAATCATCTATGATATTAAAAAAGATCATGTCCAGGCCTATGGTGCCCCTGCGGGCAAACAAATCCAGATTACCATTACCCCGAACACTCCTTAA
- the lptC gene encoding LPS export ABC transporter periplasmic protein LptC — protein sequence MQSYRHLLTVFLIAIALITGWIYYSLQQKDSVSIKRADERQPITVIKNFTVSELDNSGRIKHRIQSEKMEQYNDNKMQLLNPELDFYPANNISSTHIRASKGLIQEQQKQIELQGAVRITQKPQHTPAGIRIETDNLSINLQSQKAQTQDMIYYYSQQIEIHSLGMNLDFNNEHLTLLSKVQGTYYPVSTIKD from the coding sequence ATGCAAAGCTATCGTCACTTGCTTACTGTTTTTTTAATTGCAATCGCACTAATAACCGGATGGATCTATTATTCACTGCAACAAAAAGACAGTGTTTCGATTAAACGGGCCGATGAGCGCCAGCCCATCACCGTCATCAAGAATTTTACGGTTTCTGAACTGGATAATAGTGGACGCATTAAACACCGGATACAATCAGAAAAAATGGAGCAGTACAACGATAATAAAATGCAATTATTAAATCCTGAACTGGATTTTTATCCCGCTAACAATATATCATCCACTCATATACGCGCCAGCAAGGGTCTCATTCAGGAACAACAGAAACAAATTGAATTACAAGGTGCAGTGCGTATCACACAAAAGCCACAACATACCCCGGCTGGCATCCGTATTGAAACTGACAATTTATCAATCAATTTGCAAAGCCAGAAGGCACAAACTCAAGATATGATTTACTATTATAGTCAACAGATTGAAATACATTCCCTAGGCATGAATCTGGATTTTAATAACGAACACCTGACTTTGTTATCAAAGGTTCAGGGCACCTATTACCCTGTCTCAACAATAAAAGATTAA
- the kdsC gene encoding 3-deoxy-manno-octulosonate-8-phosphatase KdsC: protein MEAALSKASKIKLVIFDVDGVLTNGQLIFGDDGQEYKAFHSRDGHGMKMLIHNGIDIAIITGRTSNVVKHRMKNLGIQHVYQGKLDKRPAFIEIMEKLNLKREQVAYVGDDIVDLPVLLQAGFAVTVADGHSLVKQHADWVTPHNGGEGAARDVCEFILKAQDKLEDEFSKYLPKSSA from the coding sequence ATGGAAGCAGCTCTGTCAAAAGCAAGCAAGATAAAACTGGTTATCTTTGATGTCGATGGTGTATTAACTAATGGTCAGCTCATCTTTGGTGATGATGGCCAGGAATACAAGGCATTCCATTCCCGTGATGGTCACGGCATGAAGATGCTGATACACAATGGTATTGATATCGCTATTATCACTGGCCGCACATCGAATGTTGTCAAACACCGAATGAAAAACCTCGGCATCCAGCATGTCTACCAGGGCAAGTTGGATAAACGTCCAGCATTCATCGAGATCATGGAAAAACTGAATTTAAAGCGGGAACAGGTTGCCTATGTCGGTGATGATATTGTCGACCTTCCCGTTTTATTACAGGCTGGTTTTGCAGTAACCGTTGCCGATGGTCATAGCCTGGTCAAACAACACGCTGACTGGGTTACACCCCATAACGGGGGTGAAGGTGCAGCACGGGATGTCTGCGAATTCATCCTCAAGGCTCAGGACAAACTTGAAGATGAATTCAGCAAGTATTTACCGAAAAGCTCCGCGTAA
- a CDS encoding KpsF/GutQ family sugar-phosphate isomerase, which translates to MIDKNLQALGLAVIDIETEALVQLKQHIDDKFVQACHYILQCTGRVVITGMGKSGHIGSKIAATMASTGTPSFFVHPGEASHGDLGMITPQDVVIALSNSGETQEILTILPLIKRQNVPLIALTGRPDSTLAKTASVNIDVSVQKEACPLGLAPTASTTAALAMGDALAIAVLDSRGFTEEDFALAHPGGSLGRRLLLRIEDIMHTGEAIPRVKPDDLLRNALLEVSNKGLGMSAVVDDNDHVLGIFTDGDLRRALDHELDIHRARVADVMTKDCLTISSQQLAAEALSLMEQNKISALLITTPDKQLLGALNMHDLLRAGVV; encoded by the coding sequence ATGATTGACAAGAACCTGCAAGCACTGGGACTCGCAGTTATTGATATTGAAACCGAGGCACTGGTTCAGCTCAAGCAACACATTGACGATAAATTTGTCCAAGCTTGTCACTATATCCTGCAATGTACAGGGCGGGTCGTTATCACTGGCATGGGTAAATCAGGCCATATCGGTAGTAAGATTGCCGCCACCATGGCAAGTACAGGAACCCCCTCATTCTTTGTTCATCCCGGCGAGGCCAGTCATGGTGATCTCGGTATGATCACCCCGCAAGATGTTGTTATTGCCCTGTCTAACTCCGGTGAAACACAAGAGATACTCACCATTCTGCCACTCATCAAACGTCAGAATGTCCCTCTGATCGCATTAACTGGCAGACCTGATTCAACATTGGCAAAGACCGCCTCTGTCAATATCGATGTCAGCGTGCAAAAAGAGGCTTGCCCACTTGGGCTAGCCCCTACCGCCAGCACCACAGCCGCATTAGCAATGGGTGATGCGCTGGCAATTGCTGTGCTGGACTCACGCGGGTTTACCGAGGAGGATTTTGCACTGGCTCATCCAGGCGGTAGCCTGGGGCGGCGATTGCTACTCAGGATCGAAGATATCATGCACACAGGAGAGGCTATTCCGCGTGTCAAGCCCGATGACCTGTTACGCAATGCCCTGCTCGAAGTATCTAACAAAGGACTGGGCATGTCGGCTGTAGTTGATGATAACGACCACGTACTGGGTATATTTACTGATGGTGATCTACGCCGAGCACTGGATCATGAACTTGATATTCACCGAGCCCGGGTCGCAGATGTAATGACAAAGGATTGCTTGACCATTTCATCGCAACAACTGGCCGCAGAGGCCTTGAGTCTGATGGAACAAAACAAGATTAGTGCCCTGTTAATCACTACCCCTGATAAACAATTACTGGGCGCACTCAACATGCACGATCTATTACGTGCCGGAGTCGTCTAA
- a CDS encoding calcium/sodium antiporter encodes MILYIATLIGGFILLVWGAERFVHGAAACANNLGISPLIIGLTVVGLGTSAPEMLVSAVAAMQDNTGLAIGNAIGSNIANIGLILGITALTTPLIVNSSIIKRELPVLLAITILGYVLLIDGELGFIDGLILIATLILFLSWLIISSLQQRKTDVIEQEFSEEIPTDMSTGRALFWLVIGMIVLLLSSKLLVWAAVEIATTLGVSDLIIGLTIIALGTSLPELAASIASALKNEPDIAIGNIIGSNIFNILAVLSIPGLINPGGFASVVISRDYPIMLILTIVLIALSYGYRKNGCITRVEGALLLFAYGAYQTLLYFNAQ; translated from the coding sequence GTGATACTTTACATAGCCACCCTGATTGGCGGTTTTATTCTATTGGTTTGGGGTGCAGAACGTTTTGTTCACGGTGCTGCTGCCTGTGCAAATAACCTGGGCATTTCCCCGTTAATAATAGGCCTGACTGTTGTTGGTCTGGGCACATCAGCCCCTGAAATGCTGGTTTCTGCGGTAGCAGCCATGCAGGACAATACCGGTCTGGCAATTGGTAATGCCATTGGCTCCAACATTGCCAATATCGGTCTTATTCTTGGCATTACCGCATTAACTACACCTCTTATCGTTAATTCCAGCATCATTAAACGTGAACTCCCTGTGCTGTTAGCGATAACAATTCTAGGTTATGTATTACTGATTGATGGTGAACTGGGTTTTATCGATGGATTAATCCTGATAGCCACACTCATACTATTCCTCAGTTGGCTGATCATCAGCAGTCTGCAGCAACGAAAAACGGATGTCATTGAACAGGAATTCAGTGAAGAAATCCCTACCGATATGAGTACAGGTCGCGCCCTGTTCTGGCTCGTTATTGGTATGATCGTCTTGCTCCTTAGCTCCAAACTACTGGTATGGGCCGCAGTCGAAATCGCCACCACATTAGGGGTTAGTGACCTTATTATCGGTCTGACTATCATCGCTCTGGGCACCAGTCTGCCTGAACTGGCAGCATCCATCGCCAGTGCCCTTAAAAATGAGCCCGATATTGCTATTGGCAATATTATTGGCTCCAACATATTCAATATTCTTGCCGTACTCAGTATCCCCGGCCTAATCAACCCAGGCGGCTTTGCCAGTGTAGTCATCAGTCGCGACTACCCCATTATGCTGATCCTGACCATTGTGCTGATCGCATTGTCCTATGGCTACAGGAAAAATGGCTGTATTACTCGTGTAGAAGGGGCTCTTTTATTATTCGCTTATGGTGCTTACCAGACCCTGTTATACTTCAATGCTCAATAA
- a CDS encoding ATP-binding cassette domain-containing protein produces the protein MDSNSIVDVKNVSFSRGQRRIFEDISFSIPRGKITAIMGPSGTGKTTLLRLMGGQLRPSSGSVHVLGEDVARLNTRRLYQLRQRMGMLFQSGALLTDLSVFENVAFPLREHTDLAEIMIRDLVLMKLQAVGLRGARDLMPEELSGGMARRVALARAIVLDPTMVMYDEPFTGQDPISMGILVQLIHSLNQALDITSIIVTHDVREALAIADHIILISEGRVVEQGKSDQLGDSGSPWVKQFLQGMPDGPVPFHYPAPDFSTELFASET, from the coding sequence ATGGATAGCAATAGCATCGTAGATGTCAAAAATGTAAGCTTCTCCCGTGGACAACGGCGGATATTCGAGGATATCAGCTTTTCCATTCCACGCGGGAAAATAACAGCGATTATGGGTCCCAGTGGAACCGGTAAGACGACCTTGTTACGCCTAATGGGTGGGCAGTTACGGCCTTCTTCGGGTAGTGTCCATGTGCTGGGTGAGGATGTTGCCCGTTTGAATACCCGTCGTTTGTATCAATTGCGTCAGCGTATGGGGATGTTGTTTCAAAGCGGTGCCTTGTTAACAGATTTAAGTGTGTTTGAGAATGTAGCTTTTCCCTTGCGTGAACACACAGATCTTGCAGAAATAATGATTCGTGATCTGGTGTTGATGAAGTTACAGGCAGTGGGCTTGCGTGGTGCACGAGATTTGATGCCGGAAGAACTGTCCGGGGGTATGGCGCGGCGGGTTGCTCTGGCGCGGGCGATTGTCCTTGATCCGACCATGGTGATGTATGATGAGCCTTTTACTGGGCAAGATCCGATCTCGATGGGTATTTTGGTGCAATTGATTCACAGTCTGAATCAAGCGTTGGATATTACCTCGATTATTGTGACCCATGACGTGCGCGAGGCTCTGGCTATCGCTGATCATATTATCCTGATCTCTGAGGGTCGGGTTGTTGAGCAGGGTAAATCCGATCAACTCGGTGATTCAGGTTCACCCTGGGTTAAACAATTTTTACAGGGTATGCCGGATGGCCCCGTGCCTTTTCATTATCCTGCGCCTGACTTTTCTACTGAGTTATTTGCATCAGAGACATGA
- the mlaE gene encoding lipid asymmetry maintenance ABC transporter permease subunit MlaE — MLDAFAWMGRKGLNFFMRLGRAHLFLFKILWGLGYVLGRGRLVIAQVHNLGVLSLLITIVSGLFVGMVLGLQGYNTLVDFGAEESLGVLVALSLVRELGPVVAGLLFAGRAGSALTAEIGLMKATEQLSGMEMMAVDPIKRVIAPRLIAGFISLPLLTAIFAAVGVFGGYFVAIGLLGVDSGAFWSQMQAKVDLYEDVYNGIIKSVVFGFVVTWIAVFEGYDSVPTSQGVSAATTRTVVHSSLAVLALDFVLTALMFGDY; from the coding sequence TTGCTGGATGCTTTTGCCTGGATGGGGCGCAAAGGATTAAATTTTTTTATGCGTCTGGGGCGTGCTCACCTGTTCTTGTTTAAAATTCTGTGGGGGCTGGGTTACGTCCTTGGCAGAGGTCGCCTGGTTATTGCTCAGGTACATAATCTGGGTGTCTTATCGTTACTGATTACTATTGTTTCGGGTCTGTTTGTTGGTATGGTTCTGGGCTTACAAGGTTATAATACCCTGGTCGATTTTGGTGCAGAGGAGTCGCTGGGTGTGCTGGTGGCGTTATCACTGGTGCGTGAGTTAGGTCCGGTGGTTGCGGGTTTATTATTTGCCGGTCGGGCAGGTTCTGCACTAACGGCTGAAATTGGCTTGATGAAGGCCACTGAACAGTTGTCAGGGATGGAGATGATGGCGGTTGATCCCATCAAACGCGTAATTGCCCCAAGGTTGATAGCGGGTTTTATTTCATTACCTCTGTTAACAGCTATATTTGCCGCAGTCGGGGTGTTTGGTGGGTATTTTGTCGCGATTGGTCTGCTGGGTGTCGATAGTGGTGCCTTTTGGTCACAGATGCAGGCCAAAGTTGATTTGTATGAAGATGTTTATAATGGGATAATCAAGAGTGTTGTGTTTGGTTTTGTGGTGACCTGGATTGCGGTTTTTGAGGGTTACGACAGCGTGCCAACCTCTCAGGGTGTCAGTGCTGCAACTACACGTACTGTGGTGCATAGTTCGCTGGCAGTATTAGCACTGGATTTTGTTCTGACTGCGCTGATGTTCGGGGATTATTAA
- the mlaD gene encoding outer membrane lipid asymmetry maintenance protein MlaD, whose amino-acid sequence MDRERLLEITVGMFVAAGLAGLLVLALQVSNLGSLIENNGYQISANFENIGGLKVRAPVTVSGVKIGKVTAINYNDEDFEAVVIMEINDRFRRFPIDTSAMIYTSGLLGEQYIALDPGGEDAVLVDGSHLSMTQSAIVLEKMIGQFLFKQAEGQ is encoded by the coding sequence ATGGATAGAGAACGATTATTAGAGATTACTGTGGGGATGTTTGTGGCAGCGGGTTTGGCTGGCTTGCTGGTACTTGCTTTACAGGTTAGTAATCTGGGTTCATTGATCGAAAATAATGGCTATCAGATATCGGCCAATTTCGAGAATATTGGTGGTTTGAAGGTGCGAGCACCGGTGACTGTATCCGGTGTCAAGATTGGTAAGGTGACTGCTATTAATTATAATGATGAAGATTTTGAAGCGGTGGTAATCATGGAAATTAACGACCGTTTTCGACGTTTTCCAATTGATACCTCAGCAATGATTTATACCTCGGGTTTATTAGGCGAGCAGTATATTGCGCTTGATCCAGGAGGGGAAGATGCCGTCCTGGTTGATGGCAGCCATCTGTCCATGACTCAATCGGCAATAGTGCTGGAAAAGATGATTGGTCAATTTCTGTTTAAGCAGGCAGAGGGTCAATAG